In a genomic window of Nesterenkonia halotolerans:
- a CDS encoding AAA family ATPase, with the protein MSTSTRFLGRQSELEVIAAAAEAVHTSVAPRFLLIEGPPGVGKTSLLNEAVSRLPGWSRANVYLDPADREIPGYAATHLLRKPQRYRAPCDVEELAALVQEQADAITEPVVLVIEDMQWVDPLSSDVIFQTLREIEDIPMLSMVTARTTRRPEMHRLIRFTETAGEALRIVLEPFTRSEVRDLLQEHTGLPISSNVAARVHDVTGGFPSYLNHVIDRLTTLDDAITADALQAALRELDRGEGPAEAQRLLISQVFHETTEDVQQMLALLALARYPLSVHEMSTLLGVESVDVQALRDSSLVTEAMTSGRFSVKYKVFERCLVADLNRELRVDLQMRLSRVESGIASARHRAGAVLLDPGVEEPAETVEALVQAARAASRIGDTAQALELSRLAFEVDRSGSTLESLSFAAMRAGTKIDVDATVSWAQSHEVHPVLRRGILARESLIRGDLEAALGFLAGGVDLDAATPKALLCYADTVLQASRTSGLRGSYWHLLNIAARTVQALLQLEGRIQADDPDVHTRIATPEQLLAETRGLRVSLQLWQSLEGIEDAQPQYFSHEVQKLLDEVRMVPGTESAQMALLVARGSVLRTAGHPSEAYADLVTAIENWPGRNRRALAYAQVHMTYLLFEAGLWSEAQLLAESAASEVLDISEDNVAPVAFNAVHLVPAARGHREAQSWSFDLRAHVGRVTDTSLGHAGRGYVDAWAATAAQDHEKVVNSILGMHVELSTWSRAATSTVLLGRSLLHSGRAQALPALITKVRADEHSSVPHRDYVLRHLRGLAALGAGKHAAAHEHLIAAMSVITALPGLKSAHVPGDGGALSIYRGLLALDLGHCVVQGLDTLQDKADEAAESVLWAASMFQGCGAEGLFHQADEIFRTLRKVTAGQAPQERPRLVDLPEGLSSKARFALTALTTREREIALMVGQSLTNKDVAEELVLSVRTVEYHVANALGKLGLDSRHALRRMLQLEDEDDLRTA; encoded by the coding sequence ATGTCGACGTCAACACGATTTCTCGGCAGGCAGTCTGAGCTCGAAGTGATCGCGGCGGCGGCGGAGGCCGTTCACACCTCCGTCGCCCCGCGCTTCCTGCTCATCGAAGGCCCGCCAGGAGTGGGGAAGACCTCGTTGCTCAACGAGGCGGTCTCTCGCCTGCCCGGATGGTCCAGAGCCAACGTCTACCTCGACCCCGCAGACCGGGAGATTCCGGGGTATGCCGCCACGCACCTGTTGCGGAAGCCGCAGCGTTACCGGGCGCCCTGCGACGTGGAGGAGCTCGCCGCCCTGGTTCAGGAGCAGGCGGACGCCATCACCGAGCCGGTGGTCCTGGTCATCGAGGACATGCAATGGGTCGACCCGCTCTCCTCGGATGTGATCTTCCAGACCCTCCGCGAGATCGAAGATATTCCGATGCTCTCGATGGTCACGGCGCGCACCACCAGGCGCCCCGAGATGCACCGGCTCATCCGTTTCACGGAGACCGCCGGCGAGGCGCTGCGCATCGTCCTGGAGCCCTTCACCCGGTCTGAGGTCCGTGACCTGCTCCAGGAGCACACCGGGCTGCCGATCAGCAGCAACGTGGCAGCGCGGGTCCACGATGTCACAGGGGGCTTTCCCTCCTATCTCAACCACGTGATCGACCGGCTCACCACCCTCGATGACGCGATCACCGCCGACGCGCTGCAGGCGGCGCTGCGGGAGCTGGACCGCGGAGAGGGTCCAGCCGAGGCGCAGCGACTGCTGATCAGTCAGGTCTTCCACGAGACCACTGAGGACGTCCAGCAGATGCTTGCCCTGCTGGCACTGGCGCGCTACCCGCTTTCGGTCCACGAGATGAGCACGCTGTTGGGGGTTGAGTCCGTCGACGTTCAGGCTCTGCGAGATTCAAGCCTGGTGACCGAGGCGATGACCTCTGGACGATTCTCCGTGAAGTACAAGGTCTTTGAGCGCTGCCTGGTCGCGGATCTGAACCGTGAACTTCGCGTGGATCTGCAGATGCGGCTTTCCCGGGTCGAGTCTGGCATCGCCTCCGCGCGGCACCGTGCGGGAGCTGTGCTGCTGGACCCGGGGGTGGAGGAACCTGCGGAGACGGTTGAAGCGCTGGTCCAGGCGGCCCGGGCCGCCAGCCGGATCGGAGACACTGCGCAGGCGCTCGAGCTGAGCAGACTGGCCTTCGAAGTCGACCGCTCCGGCAGCACGCTTGAAAGCCTCAGCTTCGCCGCGATGCGCGCCGGGACCAAGATCGATGTGGACGCCACCGTCAGCTGGGCGCAGAGCCACGAGGTGCACCCAGTGCTCCGTCGGGGGATACTGGCGCGCGAAAGTCTCATCCGTGGTGACCTCGAGGCCGCGCTCGGATTTCTTGCCGGTGGAGTGGACCTCGACGCGGCGACGCCCAAGGCTCTGCTCTGCTATGCAGACACCGTGCTGCAGGCCTCGCGCACGTCCGGGCTGCGGGGCTCCTACTGGCATCTGCTCAACATTGCGGCGCGCACGGTGCAGGCCCTGTTGCAGCTCGAGGGCCGGATCCAGGCCGACGACCCGGATGTGCACACCAGAATCGCCACTCCCGAGCAGCTGTTGGCGGAGACCCGTGGCCTGCGCGTGAGTCTGCAGCTGTGGCAGTCGCTGGAGGGGATCGAGGACGCCCAGCCCCAGTACTTCTCCCACGAGGTCCAGAAGCTCCTCGATGAGGTGCGAATGGTGCCCGGCACTGAGTCTGCCCAGATGGCGCTGCTGGTGGCCCGTGGATCGGTGCTGCGCACTGCAGGCCACCCGTCGGAGGCCTACGCGGACCTGGTCACCGCGATCGAGAACTGGCCTGGCCGCAACCGGCGGGCGCTGGCCTACGCACAGGTGCATATGACCTACCTCTTGTTCGAGGCAGGACTGTGGTCGGAGGCGCAGCTCCTTGCCGAGTCGGCCGCCTCGGAAGTCCTCGACATCAGCGAGGACAACGTCGCACCCGTGGCGTTCAACGCGGTGCATCTGGTGCCTGCCGCCCGCGGACACCGTGAAGCGCAGAGCTGGTCCTTCGATCTGCGCGCCCATGTGGGACGGGTGACCGACACGAGTCTGGGACACGCCGGACGTGGGTATGTGGACGCCTGGGCCGCCACCGCGGCCCAGGACCACGAGAAGGTGGTCAACAGCATCCTGGGAATGCACGTCGAGTTGAGCACCTGGTCGCGTGCAGCGACCTCGACAGTTCTGCTGGGCCGCTCCCTGCTGCACAGTGGAAGGGCGCAGGCGCTGCCCGCGCTGATCACCAAGGTGCGCGCCGACGAGCATTCCTCCGTCCCACACCGCGACTATGTCCTGCGGCACCTCCGCGGACTCGCCGCCCTGGGCGCTGGCAAGCACGCCGCCGCTCACGAGCATCTGATCGCTGCCATGTCCGTGATCACGGCACTTCCCGGCCTGAAATCGGCTCACGTCCCAGGGGACGGCGGAGCCCTGAGCATCTACCGGGGCCTGCTGGCTCTGGACCTCGGGCACTGCGTGGTCCAGGGGCTGGACACGTTGCAGGACAAGGCGGACGAGGCCGCAGAATCAGTGCTCTGGGCGGCCTCGATGTTCCAGGGCTGCGGCGCAGAGGGGCTCTTTCATCAGGCCGATGAGATCTTCCGCACCCTGCGCAAGGTGACCGCGGGACAGGCCCCCCAGGAACGACCACGACTGGTCGACCTGCCCGAGGGACTCAGCTCCAAAGCGCGGTTTGCTCTGACGGCACTCACCACGAGAGAGCGAGAGATCGCGCTGATGGTCGGTCAAAGCTTGACGAACAAGGATGTCGCCGAGGAACTCGTGCTCTCCGTTCGCACCGTGGAGTATCACGTGGCCAATGCTCTGGGAAAGCTCGGGCTGGACTCTCGTCACGCGCTGCGGCGGATGCTGCAGCTCGAGGACGAAGACGACCTGCGCACCGCATAA
- a CDS encoding metal-sulfur cluster assembly factor — protein MSDAVAAAQTPLEDVEEALKEVIDPELGINVVDLGLLYGLNYAEDGALLIDMTLTTAACPLTDVLEEQVGQHVGTMVDEWRLNWVWMPPWGPEKITDDGREQMRALGFNI, from the coding sequence ATGAGTGACGCTGTCGCAGCGGCCCAGACGCCGCTTGAAGATGTTGAGGAAGCACTCAAGGAGGTCATCGACCCGGAGCTCGGCATCAATGTTGTGGACCTCGGTCTGCTCTACGGATTGAACTACGCCGAAGACGGCGCCCTGCTGATCGACATGACGCTGACCACCGCGGCCTGCCCGCTCACCGATGTGCTCGAGGAGCAGGTGGGCCAGCACGTCGGAACCATGGTCGACGAGTGGCGGCTCAACTGGGTCTGGATGCCGCCGTGGGGCCCGGAGAAGATCACCGACGACGGCCGCGAGCAGATGCGCGCGCTGGGGTTCAATATTTAA
- a CDS encoding WecB/TagA/CpsF family glycosyltransferase — translation MTAIPTVEVPLLGVRVSPLRRQELLRHIQTAVHERRRMVVAGHNLHSVYLWHHLPDVRDFYARAGAVIIDGMPLLALLRFWPGEPRGRTQPDQAAPVQDHPRSPVAAESSVTWSTEHRLGSTDWLGGLTELANISRVTALGGTIEAAAAAQEYFESLDSHISWQSIPADPWRDEHLVTVIEHIRAHDPQVLLIGMGMPLQERIADELSGRLGVPVIATVGGALDQLGGVQALAPRQVGAWGFEWLWRLASDPRRLSGRYLLEPVKLAALLMRRPR, via the coding sequence ATGACCGCAATCCCCACCGTCGAGGTCCCGCTGCTGGGAGTGCGTGTCTCTCCGCTGCGACGGCAGGAACTGCTGCGCCACATCCAGACTGCCGTGCACGAGCGTCGCCGAATGGTGGTCGCAGGTCACAATCTCCACTCGGTGTACCTCTGGCACCATCTTCCTGATGTACGTGACTTCTATGCCCGCGCCGGTGCTGTGATCATCGACGGCATGCCCCTGCTGGCGCTGTTGCGGTTCTGGCCTGGAGAGCCCCGCGGGAGGACGCAGCCTGATCAGGCTGCACCTGTCCAGGACCATCCACGGAGCCCCGTCGCGGCGGAGTCATCGGTCACGTGGAGCACAGAACATCGACTCGGATCCACCGATTGGTTGGGCGGGCTGACCGAACTGGCCAACATCTCGCGCGTCACTGCCCTCGGCGGCACCATTGAAGCGGCCGCCGCAGCGCAGGAGTACTTCGAATCCCTCGACAGCCATATCTCCTGGCAGTCCATTCCCGCGGACCCTTGGCGGGACGAGCATCTGGTCACCGTGATCGAACACATTCGTGCTCACGATCCCCAGGTGCTGCTCATCGGGATGGGCATGCCGCTTCAGGAACGGATCGCGGATGAGCTTTCCGGCCGGCTGGGTGTTCCCGTGATCGCCACCGTCGGGGGAGCACTGGACCAGCTCGGTGGCGTTCAGGCGCTTGCCCCTCGCCAGGTCGGTGCCTGGGGATTCGAATGGCTGTGGCGCCTGGCCTCAGATCCGCGTCGTCTCAGCGGCCGTTACCTGCTGGAGCCCGTCAAGCTGGCGGCCCTGTTGATGAGGAGACCACGATGA
- the sufC gene encoding Fe-S cluster assembly ATPase SufC produces MSTLEIKDLHVSIETEQGVKEILKGVTLTINSGEIHAIMGPNGSGKSTLASTIAGHPRYTVTSGTITMDGENVLDMAVDERARAGLFLAMQYPVEVPGVTMTNFLRTAKTAIDGEAPKLRTWAKDVRSAMEKLKIDADFANRNVNEGFSGGEKKRVEILQLELFKPKFAVLDETDSGLDIDALRVVSDGVNRAQESNDMGTLLITHYTRILNYIKPDYVHVFVDGRVAEQGGPELADELEANGYDRFLAPAQA; encoded by the coding sequence ATGTCTACTCTCGAGATCAAGGATCTGCACGTCTCCATCGAGACCGAGCAGGGCGTCAAAGAGATCCTCAAGGGCGTCACCCTGACCATCAACTCCGGTGAGATCCACGCCATCATGGGCCCCAACGGCTCCGGCAAGTCCACCCTGGCCTCCACCATCGCTGGGCACCCGCGCTACACCGTGACCTCCGGGACCATCACCATGGACGGCGAGAACGTGCTGGACATGGCGGTCGATGAGCGCGCCCGCGCCGGACTCTTCCTGGCTATGCAGTACCCCGTGGAGGTCCCCGGTGTCACGATGACCAACTTCCTGCGCACCGCCAAGACTGCGATCGACGGCGAAGCCCCGAAGCTGCGCACCTGGGCCAAGGATGTCCGGTCCGCCATGGAGAAGCTCAAGATCGACGCCGACTTCGCGAACCGCAATGTCAACGAGGGCTTCTCCGGCGGTGAGAAGAAGCGCGTGGAGATCCTCCAGCTCGAGCTCTTCAAGCCCAAGTTCGCCGTCCTGGACGAGACCGACTCGGGTCTCGACATCGATGCGCTGCGCGTGGTCTCCGACGGAGTCAACCGTGCACAGGAGTCCAACGACATGGGCACCCTACTGATCACGCATTACACCCGCATCTTGAACTACATCAAGCCGGACTACGTGCACGTGTTCGTGGACGGCCGAGTGGCGGAACAGGGCGGACCGGAGCTGGCCGATGAGCTCGAGGCCAACGGCTACGATCGTTTCCTCGCTCCCGCCCAGGCCTGA
- a CDS encoding polysaccharide biosynthesis tyrosine autokinase has translation MNMQDYLRICRRRWAIILLTLVLAVIGAAATYPFQPISYASTTKVFVSASSGTDLAQLQQGSSFAEQRAATYADLVNTPAVLGPVVQMLDLSTSPSALADDVEAQALADTTLLEITATAGSAQQAADIADAVVESLQNVVDEIETSVEGTSAGDPGIMDLAVVQAAQVPTTPQGPRLDLTLGVGFAIGLILGIGLAFLREALDTSIRRPEDFAPLTVAPLLGVTRREGGGREARRRKGRGTADTAAAFREMRMRLRFGESFSSPSSYVITSSVEGEGRTTVAVNLARSLADGGRKTLLIGADFENPDLADWLEMGAESGETGGLRDVLGGAVYLEDVIISGVEEGLDVILPGARVDQSMEPASVEKVQALLEACAESYDVTIIDTPALLSVSDAALLAQITTGVIVVTRYGTATRAQLATSFELLARARARVVGLVLAGVPMRGPDSLQERRQRPSRHTRGEVEPAASQRLAAPDPMPSGPRRLSDTESHASTAEARKSRVVVLPQERG, from the coding sequence ATGAACATGCAAGACTACCTGCGCATCTGCCGTCGGCGATGGGCCATCATCCTTCTCACTCTGGTCCTCGCCGTCATCGGCGCAGCGGCCACCTACCCATTTCAGCCGATCAGCTATGCCTCGACGACCAAGGTCTTCGTCTCGGCCTCCAGCGGGACAGATCTGGCGCAGCTGCAGCAGGGCAGTTCATTCGCGGAACAGCGCGCTGCCACCTACGCCGATCTGGTCAACACCCCCGCTGTGCTGGGCCCCGTGGTGCAGATGCTGGACCTGTCGACATCGCCCTCCGCGCTGGCAGACGACGTCGAGGCCCAGGCCCTCGCGGACACCACACTGCTGGAGATCACTGCCACCGCAGGGTCGGCCCAGCAGGCGGCAGACATCGCCGACGCCGTCGTCGAGAGTCTGCAGAATGTGGTCGACGAGATCGAGACCTCGGTCGAAGGCACCTCCGCGGGTGACCCGGGGATCATGGATCTCGCTGTTGTCCAGGCCGCTCAAGTGCCGACCACCCCGCAGGGCCCGCGGCTCGATCTCACGTTGGGAGTGGGGTTCGCGATCGGCCTCATCCTGGGCATCGGGCTGGCTTTCCTGCGCGAGGCGCTGGACACCTCGATCCGCCGTCCCGAGGACTTCGCCCCGCTCACCGTGGCACCGCTGCTGGGCGTGACGCGACGTGAGGGCGGAGGTCGTGAGGCTCGCCGGCGCAAGGGCCGCGGAACCGCAGACACCGCCGCGGCATTCCGAGAGATGCGCATGCGACTGCGATTCGGCGAGTCCTTCAGCTCGCCCAGCTCCTATGTCATCACCAGTTCCGTGGAGGGGGAGGGGCGGACCACAGTGGCCGTCAATCTCGCTCGGTCGCTGGCGGACGGCGGACGGAAGACGCTGCTCATCGGTGCGGACTTCGAGAACCCTGATCTCGCCGACTGGCTTGAGATGGGCGCGGAGAGTGGGGAGACCGGAGGCCTGCGGGACGTGCTCGGAGGTGCCGTCTATCTGGAGGATGTCATCATCTCCGGGGTGGAGGAGGGACTCGACGTCATCCTTCCCGGAGCCCGTGTGGACCAGAGCATGGAACCCGCCAGCGTGGAGAAGGTTCAGGCGCTTCTGGAGGCCTGTGCCGAGAGCTATGACGTGACCATCATCGACACCCCTGCCCTGCTCTCGGTCTCCGACGCCGCGCTGCTCGCGCAGATCACCACTGGGGTGATCGTGGTCACCCGCTATGGCACCGCTACTCGGGCCCAGCTCGCCACCAGCTTCGAGCTGCTGGCCCGCGCTCGGGCACGAGTCGTCGGGCTGGTGCTGGCGGGCGTACCGATGCGCGGGCCGGACAGCCTGCAGGAGCGCCGACAGCGTCCATCGCGCCACACCCGTGGCGAGGTCGAACCCGCGGCCAGCCAACGACTGGCAGCTCCGGACCCCATGCCATCCGGACCGCGCAGGCTTTCTGACACTGAATCCCATGCCTCGACAGCCGAGGCCCGGAAGAGCCGAGTCGTCGTACTTCCTCAGGAGAGGGGGTGA
- a CDS encoding lipopolysaccharide biosynthesis protein, with amino-acid sequence MEPEPTVTAQRADTVRPERAESAEPLKQRSWTTMLLRTAGMRAAVLPISGACALTSAGLTVQYAGVLAFGFIIMIAQLQIALPFADLGLGAAVARAVARAGKGRESVAEVRILVRRTALVLGAVGIGGTAAATLAGVCGLWSTFFRVPDGLGPQVDLVMSLVLCIFFMGLPMGLAARVLMGRDRTDLLVLLGLIPPIGNLLLVLLLVELEVAPIWLAVGLPLSTVTYVAICASLAFLHPRIGLKGLYAERADDQREHSVASEQRFFVAVRLILIGGLPVLLAMAGRALSEQHGRLVLARVATAADVSEYAMALQLYMPVYSVLFMSAMVLWPRFAVDPDIGLWRRANAMFFGLGLAAAMGFALLTRPVSNLVTGGDLVPSWGVVLGMSAALVAQSMYLTQANLLTDRRGFWRQAAMSLTLLALVVPGTILGVRLGLGAAAPGISMAIGVLAAEVIPGLIMAHRKVSRPPQDLAPPDAEPAPTQRNPVQSKGNHRESSVLQPVRPHS; translated from the coding sequence GTGGAACCTGAACCCACGGTCACCGCACAGCGCGCAGACACGGTGAGACCGGAACGGGCGGAGTCAGCCGAGCCGTTGAAGCAGCGCAGCTGGACGACCATGTTGCTGCGCACCGCCGGCATGCGTGCCGCTGTGCTGCCGATCAGCGGAGCCTGCGCCCTGACAAGCGCAGGGCTCACCGTGCAGTACGCCGGGGTGCTGGCCTTCGGTTTCATCATCATGATCGCGCAGCTGCAGATCGCCCTTCCGTTCGCGGATCTGGGACTCGGGGCCGCCGTGGCACGGGCGGTGGCACGGGCCGGCAAGGGTCGTGAATCGGTGGCCGAGGTTCGGATTCTGGTCCGGCGGACCGCTCTGGTGCTGGGCGCGGTGGGTATCGGCGGAACGGCAGCGGCGACCCTCGCAGGCGTCTGCGGACTCTGGTCGACCTTCTTCCGCGTCCCGGATGGACTGGGGCCCCAGGTGGATCTCGTGATGAGCCTCGTGCTCTGCATCTTCTTCATGGGTCTCCCGATGGGCTTGGCGGCCCGGGTGCTGATGGGACGAGACCGCACGGACCTGCTTGTCCTGCTCGGACTGATCCCTCCTATCGGGAACCTTCTGCTGGTGCTGCTTCTCGTCGAACTCGAGGTTGCTCCCATCTGGCTTGCGGTGGGACTGCCGCTGAGCACCGTGACGTATGTGGCGATCTGCGCCTCACTTGCCTTCCTGCACCCTCGGATCGGGCTCAAGGGTCTCTATGCCGAGCGAGCCGATGATCAGCGCGAGCACAGCGTCGCCTCAGAACAGAGGTTCTTCGTGGCCGTGCGGCTGATTCTCATCGGAGGCCTGCCTGTGCTCCTCGCCATGGCAGGGCGGGCGCTCTCAGAACAACACGGACGGCTGGTGCTGGCGAGGGTGGCTACTGCTGCCGACGTGAGTGAATACGCCATGGCCCTTCAGCTCTACATGCCGGTCTATTCCGTGCTCTTCATGTCCGCGATGGTGCTCTGGCCTCGATTCGCCGTCGACCCGGACATCGGACTGTGGCGGCGAGCCAATGCGATGTTCTTCGGACTGGGTCTCGCGGCTGCCATGGGTTTTGCTCTGCTGACCCGCCCGGTCTCGAACCTGGTCACCGGCGGCGACCTCGTACCCTCCTGGGGCGTCGTCCTGGGGATGTCCGCCGCGCTCGTGGCGCAGTCGATGTACCTCACTCAGGCGAACCTGCTCACCGATCGACGTGGCTTCTGGCGTCAGGCCGCCATGTCCCTGACCCTGCTGGCGCTGGTGGTGCCCGGCACCATCCTCGGGGTTCGACTTGGCCTTGGCGCGGCGGCCCCTGGGATCTCGATGGCCATCGGAGTGCTCGCAGCCGAAGTCATACCGGGCCTGATCATGGCCCACCGAAAGGTCAGCCGACCACCGCAAGACCTCGCACCTCCCGACGCTGAGCCTGCACCGACTCAGCGCAACCCCGTTCAATCGAAAGGCAACCACCGTGAATCCTCCGTTCTCCAGCCGGTCAGGCCCCACTCCTGA
- a CDS encoding glycosyltransferase family 2 protein, with product MTAAPLPLMSSAADAPTLDYRALHRRSPRRRDTLTAVIPTVGRITLKRAVRSVLRQTVPVTALVVLDRPEREAQVQRLLMGLPHVLVLTSGGLGAAAARNLGVQTAETTHVAFLDDDDEWVAEKSALQLAHAAKDTLLSSRSLLVGSSSRVVPEQLYRQSDLAATGVIDYVLDRSTLRLRRNFIQASSLMCHREVALTVPWDEELTRQEDWDWVRRMDASGQRLRMLPEVLVRVHQGSQGSLSRTPDWRASAEWVNSLGSQVSDQARADFLTSVVARDAFASRAWFAGARHLTRGLKARAHPAAVVVGLSGVMRAVNRGT from the coding sequence ATGACCGCGGCCCCGCTTCCGCTGATGAGTTCCGCCGCAGATGCGCCGACCCTCGATTACCGAGCGCTGCACCGGCGTTCCCCACGACGCCGAGACACGCTGACGGCGGTCATTCCCACGGTGGGTCGGATCACTCTGAAGCGCGCGGTTCGCTCGGTGCTCCGGCAGACCGTCCCGGTCACTGCGCTGGTCGTTCTGGATCGACCCGAGAGGGAAGCGCAGGTGCAGAGGCTCTTGATGGGTCTGCCGCATGTGCTGGTTCTCACCTCGGGGGGTCTCGGGGCGGCGGCAGCACGCAACCTCGGAGTCCAGACAGCTGAAACCACCCACGTCGCGTTCCTCGATGACGACGACGAGTGGGTCGCAGAAAAGTCAGCCCTGCAGCTCGCCCATGCAGCGAAAGACACTCTGCTCAGCTCACGATCACTGCTCGTCGGCTCCTCGAGCAGAGTGGTCCCTGAGCAGCTCTACCGTCAGTCTGATCTGGCGGCCACGGGTGTGATCGACTACGTCTTGGATCGCTCGACGCTTCGACTGCGTCGGAATTTCATACAAGCATCCTCCTTGATGTGTCACCGGGAGGTCGCACTCACCGTGCCGTGGGACGAGGAACTGACCCGGCAGGAAGACTGGGACTGGGTGCGAAGGATGGACGCGTCCGGACAACGGCTTCGGATGCTTCCTGAGGTTCTCGTGCGGGTCCACCAGGGGAGCCAGGGGTCCCTGTCTCGAACACCGGACTGGCGGGCAAGCGCGGAATGGGTCAACTCACTGGGAAGCCAGGTCTCGGACCAGGCCCGGGCAGACTTCCTGACCTCCGTGGTGGCCCGAGACGCGTTCGCCTCACGGGCGTGGTTCGCAGGTGCTCGTCACCTGACGCGCGGCCTGAAGGCGCGTGCGCACCCTGCCGCCGTCGTCGTGGGTCTCTCGGGTGTCATGCGGGCGGTCAACCGTGGAACCTGA
- a CDS encoding cysteine desulfurase encodes MFDPDAIRADFPLLGRTVRDGKSLVYLDSGATAQKPQPVIDAELAFYTQSNAAVHRGAHQLAEEATEAYEFARTAVANFVGADEDEIVWTKNATEALNLIAHGFLNASLAASAKTTGSGSASDVVSDAAQERYGLRAGDEIVVSEAEHHANLVPWQQLAAKTGATLRWIGLTDEGRLDPETYSVIGPRTRILAITHASNVTGAITDVPELVRRARAVGAYVVLDACQTAAHMPVDLHALDVDFAAFSAHKMVGPTGVGALFGKRELLEDLPPFLTGGSMVEVVTMESTSFMPPPQRFEAGTQMVAQVIGFRAAVEYLDALGMDQVAAHEAEMAQRMIDGIADVPGVRLLGPQDSADRLAVVAFEVESVHPHDVGQVLDSLGVAVRVGHHCAQPIHRRLGVHASARASAGVYTTAADVDAFIAGLHEVRRFFGLAESAAPAVRGGV; translated from the coding sequence GTGTTTGATCCAGACGCCATCAGGGCTGACTTCCCGCTGCTGGGCCGCACGGTCCGCGACGGGAAGTCCCTGGTGTACCTCGACTCCGGAGCGACGGCGCAGAAGCCGCAGCCGGTCATCGACGCGGAGCTGGCGTTCTACACCCAGTCCAACGCGGCGGTGCACCGCGGTGCGCACCAGCTCGCCGAGGAGGCCACCGAAGCCTATGAGTTCGCTCGGACCGCGGTGGCGAACTTCGTCGGGGCCGACGAGGACGAGATCGTCTGGACCAAGAACGCCACCGAGGCGCTGAACCTGATCGCCCACGGCTTCCTCAATGCCAGTCTCGCAGCTTCGGCCAAGACGACAGGTAGTGGGTCGGCCTCCGACGTCGTCAGTGACGCTGCGCAGGAGCGGTACGGGCTGCGGGCCGGCGATGAGATCGTCGTCAGCGAGGCCGAGCACCATGCGAATCTCGTGCCCTGGCAGCAGCTGGCGGCGAAGACCGGCGCCACTCTGCGCTGGATCGGTCTGACCGACGAGGGACGTCTGGACCCGGAGACCTACTCGGTGATCGGGCCGCGCACCCGGATTCTCGCGATCACGCATGCCTCGAACGTGACGGGTGCGATCACCGATGTCCCAGAGCTCGTTCGCCGCGCGCGTGCGGTGGGGGCCTACGTGGTGCTCGATGCCTGCCAGACCGCGGCGCACATGCCGGTGGATCTGCATGCCCTGGACGTCGACTTCGCAGCCTTCTCCGCACACAAGATGGTGGGTCCCACCGGCGTCGGAGCACTTTTCGGCAAGCGAGAGCTGCTGGAGGACCTTCCGCCGTTCTTGACCGGTGGTTCCATGGTCGAGGTCGTGACGATGGAATCGACCAGCTTCATGCCGCCGCCGCAGCGGTTCGAGGCGGGCACGCAGATGGTGGCCCAGGTCATCGGTTTCCGAGCTGCGGTCGAGTACCTCGACGCACTCGGCATGGACCAGGTCGCGGCACACGAGGCGGAGATGGCCCAGCGGATGATCGACGGCATCGCCGATGTCCCGGGTGTACGCCTGCTCGGGCCGCAGGACTCAGCTGACCGCCTCGCCGTCGTCGCCTTCGAGGTCGAGTCGGTTCATCCCCACGACGTCGGACAGGTGCTGGACAGCCTCGGTGTGGCGGTGCGCGTGGGCCACCACTGTGCACAGCCGATCCACCGCAGGCTCGGAGTCCACGCCTCGGCTCGGGCCTCCGCCGGGGTCTACACCACCGCTGCGGACGTGGACGCCTTCATCGCAGGGCTCCACGAAGTCCGCCGGTTCTTCGGGCTTGCCGAGTCCGCAGCTCCGGCCGTCCGAGGGGGTGTGTGA
- the sufU gene encoding Fe-S cluster assembly sulfur transfer protein SufU, which produces MADAMEQLYQQVILDHARARQGEGELANYGGESFQLNPTCGDQVTLRVQLDDAGETIEALGWTGQGCSISQASLSVMYELVIGQSVTRAAELGEHFRELMAARGQELDPARLEALEDASAFTGVARYPARIKCALLGWMALRDALAQAQVRA; this is translated from the coding sequence ATGGCAGACGCCATGGAGCAGCTCTACCAGCAGGTCATCCTGGATCACGCTCGCGCGCGACAGGGCGAGGGTGAGCTCGCGAACTACGGGGGAGAGTCCTTCCAGCTCAACCCCACCTGCGGGGACCAGGTCACGCTGCGCGTGCAGCTCGACGACGCCGGCGAGACGATCGAGGCGCTGGGCTGGACCGGGCAGGGGTGCTCGATCTCCCAGGCCTCCCTCTCCGTGATGTACGAACTGGTGATCGGACAGTCGGTCACACGAGCTGCTGAGCTCGGCGAGCACTTCCGCGAGCTGATGGCGGCCCGGGGTCAGGAGCTGGACCCAGCACGGCTCGAGGCGCTCGAAGATGCCTCGGCCTTCACCGGTGTGGCACGGTATCCTGCACGTATCAAATGCGCGCTGCTGGGCTGGATGGCCCTGCGCGACGCCCTGGCCCAGGCCCAGGTCCGGGCATAG